The following are from one region of the Vulpes vulpes isolate BD-2025 chromosome 14, VulVul3, whole genome shotgun sequence genome:
- the CETN3 gene encoding centrin-3, translated as MSLALRNELVVDKTKRKKRRELSEEQKQEIKDAFELFDTDKDEAIDYHELKVAMRALGFDVKKADVLKILKDYDREATGKITFEDFNEVVTDWILERDPHEEILKAFKLFDDDDSGKISLRNLRRVARELGENMSDEELRAMIEEFDKDGDGEINQEEFIAIMTGDI; from the exons ATGAGTTTAGCTCTGAG AAATGAGCTTGTAGTagacaaaacaaagagaaaaaaaagaagagaactctctgaagaacagaaacaagaaattaaagatgCTTTTGAACTATTTGACACAGACAAAGATGAAGCAATAGATTATCACGAACTAAAG GTGGCAATGAGAGCCTTGGGGTTTGATGTAAAAAAAGCTGATGTACTGAAGATTCTTAAAGATTATGACAGAGAAGCCACAGGGAAAATCACCTTTGAAGATTTTAATGAAGTTG tgACAGACTGGATATTGGAAAGAGATCCacatgaagaaatattaaaggcatttaaactgtttgatgatgatgattcaGGTAAAATAAGCTTGAGGAATTTGCGACGTGTTGCCAGAGAATTGGGTGAAAACATGAGTGATGAAGAACTTCGGGCTATGATAGAAGAATTTGATAAAGATGGTGATGGAGAAA